From a region of the Lepus europaeus isolate LE1 chromosome 17, mLepTim1.pri, whole genome shotgun sequence genome:
- the NEUROG3 gene encoding neurogenin-3 produces the protein MVPHPLGAPTLRATHETEPPFPGASDREVPSALSAPPSPTLMLRDCGEAEGGGCRGAARKLRARRGGRSRPKSELALSKQRRSRRKKANDRERNRMHNLNSALDALRGVLPTFPDDAKLTKIETLRFAHNYIWALTQALRIADHSFYGPEPPVLPSAELGSPDGGSPADWGSLYSPVSQAGSLSPAASPEERTGLQVPSSPACLRPGALAFSDFL, from the coding sequence ATGGTGCCTCATCCTTTGGGTGCGCCCACTCTCCGAGCGACCCACGAGACCGAGCCACCCTTCCCCGGAGCTTCGGACCGCGAAGTGCCCAGCGCCTTGTCCGCCCCGCCTAGCCCCACACTTATGCTCCGGGACTGCGGGGAAGCCGAAGGAGGCGGCTGCCGAGGGGCAGCCAGGAAACTCCGGGCGCGGCGCGGGGGGCGCAGCCGGCCCAAGAGCGAGCTGGCGCTGAGCAAGCAGCGGCGGAGTCGGCGCAAGAAAGCCAACGACCGCGAGCGCAATCGCATGCACAACCTCAACTCCGCGCTGGACGCGCTGCGCGGAGTCCTGCCCACGTTCCCCGACGACGCGAAGCTCACCAAGATCGAGACGCTGCGCTTCGCCCACAACTACATCTGGGCGCTGACGCAGGCGCTGCGCATAGCCGACCACAGCTTCTACGGGCCAGAGCCGCCGGTGCTGCCCTCTGCGGAGCTGGGCAGCCCTGACGGCGGCTCCCCCGCGGACTGGGGCTCTCTCTATTCTCCAGTCTCCCAGGCTGGCAGTCTGAGCCCCGCCGCCTCGCCGGAGGAGCGCACCGGGCTTCAGGTGCCCAGCTCCCCTGCCTGTCTGCGCCCAGGCGCCCTGGCTTTCTCAGACTTTCTGTGA